In Amaranthus tricolor cultivar Red isolate AtriRed21 chromosome 3, ASM2621246v1, whole genome shotgun sequence, a single window of DNA contains:
- the LOC130808960 gene encoding uncharacterized protein LOC130808960 translates to MEKRTVYIWLLSILTFVVLMIFTPAIPQSQEYHNFADQRQFLGIPNMLNVISNIPFLVIGLIGLVLCHYRNYFKLSLQGEVWGWSCFYIGVAAVGIGSSYYHLQPNDASLVWDRLPMTFAFTSLVAIFIIERVDEQKGTASLLPLLLAGIISILYWRFFDDLRPYAVVQFVPCIALPLMAILLPSMYTHSAYWLWAAAFYLLAKIAEAEDKPIYELTHHVVSGHTLKHLSAALVPVFLTLMLTKRTVETQRVSLLRAWRISWTKVQKDESRIPSSEYSIVSSQE, encoded by the exons atggagAAACGGACAGTATACATATGGCTATTATCAATACTCACTTTCGTAGTTCTGATGATCTTCACTCCTGCTATTCCTCAATCTCAAGAGTATCACAATTTTGCTGATCAACGtcaatttttag GAATCCCCAATATGCTCAATGTCATTTCCAACATCCCTTTTCTTGTTATTGGTCTTATAGGACTTGTGCTTTGCCACTacagaaattattttaagttgag CCTACAAGGTGAAGTTTGGGGTTGGAGCTGTTTCTATATTGGTGTTGCAGCTGTTGGTATTGGCTCTTCATACTATCACCTCCAACCAAATGATGCTAGTCTTGTGTGGGATCGATTGCCG ATGACTTTTGCGTTCACATCACTTGttgcaatttttattattgagaGGGTTGATGAACAGAAGGGGACTGCTTCACTACTGCCTCTGCTTTTAGCTGGCATAATTAGCATTCTGTATTGGCG GTTTTTTGATGATCTTCGCCCATATGCAGTGGTGCAGTTTGTGCCGTGCATAGCCTTACCATTGATGGCTATTTTGTTGCCATCCATGTATACACATTCCGCTTACTGGCTCTGGGCGGCAG CTTTCTATCTGCTTGCAAAGATTGCAGAAGCAGAAGATAAACCTATTTATGAGTTGACTCATCACGTCGTCAGCGGACACACTCTGAAGCATTTATCTGCTGCACTTGTCCCTGTGTTCCTTACACTCATGCTTACAAAGAGAACTGTTGAAACACAGAG GGTGAGTTTGCTCAGGGCCTGGAGAATTTCGTGGACAAAGGTACAAAAAGATGAGTCCAGGATACCGAGTTCTGAATACTCTATTGTTTCTTCTCAAGAATGA
- the LOC130808962 gene encoding serine/threonine-protein kinase SRK2B-like, protein MDKYELVKDIGSGNFGVARLMRNKETKELVAMKYIERGPKIDENVAREIINHRSLRHPNIIRFKELVLTPTHLAIVMEYAAGGELFERICNAGRFSEDEARFFFQQLISGVSYCHSMQICHRDLKLENTLLDGSPAPRLKICDFGYSKSSLLHSRPKSTVGTPAYIAPEVLSRREYDGKMADVWSCGVTLYVMLVGAYPFEDQEDPKNFRKTIDRIMKVQYKIPDYVRVSQDCRQLLAHIFVANPSRRVSIKQIKLHPWFLKNLPRELTETHQAIYYRRENSTFSLQSVEEIMKIVEEAKKPSPVARSVGAFGWGAEEDGDEKEEAPNKGEDKGEWEKGEEDEYEKTVKEVQAWKI, encoded by the exons ATGGATAAGTATGAATTGGTTAAGGATATAGGATCTGGGAATTTCGGTGTTGCTCGTCTTATGAGGAACAAAGAAACCAAAGAACTTGTTGCCATGAAATACATCGAGCGTGGTCCTAAG ATTGATGAAAATGTGGCTAGAGAAATCATTAATCATAGATCACTCCGGCATCCCAACATTATTCGATTTAAAGAG CTTGTCTTGACCCCTACGCATTTAGCTATAGTAATGGAATATGCAGCTGGAGGTGAGCTTTTTGAACGAATCTGTAACGCTGGAAGGTTCAGTGAGGATGAG GCCAGATTTTTCTTCCAACAACTTATATCAGGTGTCAGCTATTGTCATTCCATg CAAATTTGTCATAGAGATTTGAAGTTGGAGAATACTCTTTTGGACGGAAGTCCTGCACCTCGTTtgaaaatatgtgattttggcTACTCAAAG TCATCTCTTTTACATTCAAGGCCCAAGTCAACTGTTGGAACTCCCGCGTACATTGCTCCAGAGGTTCTTTCACGTAGGGAATATGATGGAAAA ATGGCTGATGTATGGTCATGCGGAGTCACACTGTATGTGATGCTAGTTGGAGCATATCCTTTTGAAGACCAAGAAGATCcaaaaaatttcagaaaaaccATTGAT AGAATAATGAAAGTTCAGTACAAGATTCCTGATTATGTTCGTGTATCGCAAGACTGTAGACAACTTCTTGCACATATATTTGTTGCAAATCCATCAAGG AGGGTTTCCATCAAACAGATCAAACTCCACCCTTGGTTTCTAAAGAATTTGCCAAGGGAGCTCACCGAAACACACCAAGCTATATACTATCGGAGAGAAAACTCGACTTTCTCTCTTCAAAGTGTGGAGgaaataatgaaaattgttGAAGAGGCCAAGAAGCCATCTCCTGTCGCACGTTCTGTTGGGGCCTTCGGTTGGGGTGCGGAGGAGGACGGTGATGAGAAGGAAGAAGCTCCCAACAAGGGAGAGGACAAGGGAGAGTGGGAGAAAGGCGAAGAAGACGAGTACGAGAAAACAGTGAAGGAGGTGCAAGCATGGAAAATTTAA
- the LOC130808961 gene encoding MLO-like protein 4 isoform X1 — protein MEESVLREGKSLAETPTWSVATVTSVMVFVCFLVQRSIYRFGKWLKKTRRKALFASLEKIKEELMLLGLISLLLGQWARWISEICVDSSLFNSRFYTCSEKDFTSHEKFVSRDSFPSSNETDIPPEGLFNSILHGCPAGREPFVSYEGLEQLHRFLFVLGITHVLYSCVAVGLAMIKIYSWRKWEYQAIDQVGEGNLQAKRNKVMRRQTTFAFHHASHPWSRNRILIWMLCFLRQFKSSIQKSDYLALRLGFITNHKLPLSYNFHKYMVRSMEDEFHAIVGISWPLWGYTIICILLNVHGLNIYFWLSFIPVILVMLVGTKLEHVVSLLALEIAETTASSTRTQVKPRDELFWFGKPEMILWLIQFISFQNAFEMATFIWSLWGFEQRSCFMKNHAMVVIRLTSGVLIQIWCSYSTVPLSVIITQMGSKCKKALVAESVRESLHSWCKRVKAKSKRSLTTRSVCSIDEGDEVTTVASLTLSPCSSIASLNEVKITDVEHPDIEEHHEQQNTISSEDFSFRISEYISQSAQNIFPETPDHDPSGNADEGRIETLADLLQKT, from the exons ATGGAGGAGTCAGTTTTAAGAGAAGGAAAGTCTCTTGCTGAGACTCCAACATGGTCTGTAGCAACAGTTACTTCAGTTatggtttttgtttgttttctgGTACAGAGGTCTATTTACCGGTTTGGAAAG TGGTTAAAAAAGACTAGAAGGAAGGCCTTATTTGCTTCATTAGAGAAGATTAAAGAAG AACTTATGTTACTTGGTCTGATATCATTGTTACTGGGGCAATGGGCTAGATGGATATCCGAGATCTGTGTGGACTCGTCACTTTTTAACAGTCGATTCTATACTTGTTCTGAGAAAGACTTCACTTCCCATGAGAAATTTGTTTCTAGAGACTCATTTCCTTCTTCAAATGAGACTGATATACCTCCAGAGGGATTATTCAATTCTATTTTACATGGATGTCCTGCT GGCCGTGAACCTTTTGTATCCTATGAAGGTCTTGAACAGCTTCACCGGTTCTTATTCGTGCTTGGTATTACGCACGTTCTTTATAGCTGTGTTGCTGTTGGTTTAGCTATGATTAAG ATATACAGTTGGAGAAAATGGGAATACCAAGCAATTGACCAAGTGGGTGAAGGAAATTTGCAAG CAAAGAGGAACAAGGTAATGAGGCGACAAACCACCTTTGCTTTTCATCATGCTTCACATCCATGGAGTAGAAATCGAATCTTGATTTGGATG CTGTGTTTTCTTCGTCAGTTTAAGAGTTCCATACAGAAGTCGGATTACTTGGCACTGCGTTTGGGTTTCATAACC AACCACAAACTGCCActttcttataattttcacaaatacATGGTTAGGAGCATGGAAGATGAATTTCACGCTATAGTTGGAATCAG CTGGCCGCTATGGGGCTATACGATAATATGCATCTTACTTAATGTTCACG GgttaaatatttacttttggCTCTCATTTATTCCTGTAATT CTTGTCATGCTAGTTGGTACAAAACTCGAGCATGTCGTCTCTCTCTTAGCTCTGGAGATTGCAGAAACAACAGCTTCATCTACTAGGACTCAAGTGAAGCCACGCGACGAGCTTTTCTGGTTCGGGAAGCCAGAAATGATTTTATGGTTGATTCAGTTTATTTCATTCCAG AATGCTTTTGAAATGGCGACGTTTATTTGGTCTTTG TGGGGATTCGAGCAACGGTCTTGTTTTATGAAGAACCATGCAATGGTAGTTATCCGTTTGACTTCTGG AGTTCTAATTCAAATCTGGTGTAGCTACAGTACTGTCCCTCTTAGTGTCATTATAACACAG ATGGGATCAAAGTGCAAGAAAGCCTTGGTTGCGGAAAGCGTAAGAGAATCCTTGCATAGTTGGTGTAAGCGAGTAAAGGCGAAGTCGAAACGTTCACTTACAACAAGATCAGTTTGCTCCATCGACGAGGGAGATGAAGTAACTACGGTTGCTTCTCTAACTCTATCGCCTTGCTCTTCAATTGCTTCTTTAAACGAGGTCAAAATAACTGACGTAGAGCATCCAGACATAGAAGAACATCATGAACAACAAAATACCATTTCATCCGAAGATTTTTCATTCCGTATTTCAGAGTATATATCTCAATCAGCTCAAAATATATTTCCGGAGACGCCAGATCATGACCCATCTGGCAATGCAGATGAAGGGAGAATTGAAACGCTTGCGGATTTGCTACAAAAGActtga
- the LOC130808961 gene encoding MLO-like protein 4 isoform X2, with amino-acid sequence MLLGLISLLLGQWARWISEICVDSSLFNSRFYTCSEKDFTSHEKFVSRDSFPSSNETDIPPEGLFNSILHGCPAGREPFVSYEGLEQLHRFLFVLGITHVLYSCVAVGLAMIKIYSWRKWEYQAIDQVGEGNLQAKRNKVMRRQTTFAFHHASHPWSRNRILIWMLCFLRQFKSSIQKSDYLALRLGFITNHKLPLSYNFHKYMVRSMEDEFHAIVGISWPLWGYTIICILLNVHGLNIYFWLSFIPVILVMLVGTKLEHVVSLLALEIAETTASSTRTQVKPRDELFWFGKPEMILWLIQFISFQNAFEMATFIWSLWGFEQRSCFMKNHAMVVIRLTSGVLIQIWCSYSTVPLSVIITQMGSKCKKALVAESVRESLHSWCKRVKAKSKRSLTTRSVCSIDEGDEVTTVASLTLSPCSSIASLNEVKITDVEHPDIEEHHEQQNTISSEDFSFRISEYISQSAQNIFPETPDHDPSGNADEGRIETLADLLQKT; translated from the exons ATGTTACTTGGTCTGATATCATTGTTACTGGGGCAATGGGCTAGATGGATATCCGAGATCTGTGTGGACTCGTCACTTTTTAACAGTCGATTCTATACTTGTTCTGAGAAAGACTTCACTTCCCATGAGAAATTTGTTTCTAGAGACTCATTTCCTTCTTCAAATGAGACTGATATACCTCCAGAGGGATTATTCAATTCTATTTTACATGGATGTCCTGCT GGCCGTGAACCTTTTGTATCCTATGAAGGTCTTGAACAGCTTCACCGGTTCTTATTCGTGCTTGGTATTACGCACGTTCTTTATAGCTGTGTTGCTGTTGGTTTAGCTATGATTAAG ATATACAGTTGGAGAAAATGGGAATACCAAGCAATTGACCAAGTGGGTGAAGGAAATTTGCAAG CAAAGAGGAACAAGGTAATGAGGCGACAAACCACCTTTGCTTTTCATCATGCTTCACATCCATGGAGTAGAAATCGAATCTTGATTTGGATG CTGTGTTTTCTTCGTCAGTTTAAGAGTTCCATACAGAAGTCGGATTACTTGGCACTGCGTTTGGGTTTCATAACC AACCACAAACTGCCActttcttataattttcacaaatacATGGTTAGGAGCATGGAAGATGAATTTCACGCTATAGTTGGAATCAG CTGGCCGCTATGGGGCTATACGATAATATGCATCTTACTTAATGTTCACG GgttaaatatttacttttggCTCTCATTTATTCCTGTAATT CTTGTCATGCTAGTTGGTACAAAACTCGAGCATGTCGTCTCTCTCTTAGCTCTGGAGATTGCAGAAACAACAGCTTCATCTACTAGGACTCAAGTGAAGCCACGCGACGAGCTTTTCTGGTTCGGGAAGCCAGAAATGATTTTATGGTTGATTCAGTTTATTTCATTCCAG AATGCTTTTGAAATGGCGACGTTTATTTGGTCTTTG TGGGGATTCGAGCAACGGTCTTGTTTTATGAAGAACCATGCAATGGTAGTTATCCGTTTGACTTCTGG AGTTCTAATTCAAATCTGGTGTAGCTACAGTACTGTCCCTCTTAGTGTCATTATAACACAG ATGGGATCAAAGTGCAAGAAAGCCTTGGTTGCGGAAAGCGTAAGAGAATCCTTGCATAGTTGGTGTAAGCGAGTAAAGGCGAAGTCGAAACGTTCACTTACAACAAGATCAGTTTGCTCCATCGACGAGGGAGATGAAGTAACTACGGTTGCTTCTCTAACTCTATCGCCTTGCTCTTCAATTGCTTCTTTAAACGAGGTCAAAATAACTGACGTAGAGCATCCAGACATAGAAGAACATCATGAACAACAAAATACCATTTCATCCGAAGATTTTTCATTCCGTATTTCAGAGTATATATCTCAATCAGCTCAAAATATATTTCCGGAGACGCCAGATCATGACCCATCTGGCAATGCAGATGAAGGGAGAATTGAAACGCTTGCGGATTTGCTACAAAAGActtga